The Hippocampus zosterae strain Florida chromosome 19, ASM2543408v3, whole genome shotgun sequence region AAGGACTCATTTTACGCCCCTTCGTGTGAGGCTAACAGTGAATTCCAGGGTGTGATGGCGAAATTCAAAGTTCGTCTTTGAATGTGGTCAAATGTAAGGTTGCGTGGAAACCAACAGTTTGACCAGGCTAATGAGACGATAATGAATAATATAATGAATCGAAACCTGTCCAGCTGCTTTCTCTATGGCTTCCTCAGAAGGGGATCTTTCAAGTCTCTTCAGAATGGGCGACAAAAGCATGAGGCTACGATGGAGGAgtctccccccccaacccccctttaCCCCGTAACCAGCCGTCGGCCTCACAGAGCAACGTGTGACAAAACATAATCCAGCGCCATTCACCACCTCAACAACTGATGAATGCTTGATCGCTTGGGTGTTGCAAACAGGCCTTTCAGTAGCCAAAGTCTCCTTGCGCACTTTTCATTGGCACATCCTGCTATGGCAAACACTTTTGCTTCACAAATTAGGCCTGAAAGAGGATTGGGAGCAGAAAAGGGGATAATTCAATTATCTTGCCTATTTTtcatcagggggaaaaaaaatctaaaggtgGGCTTTGGAAAGGAAAGGATTACTCGGAGTACAGGATCCGTGTGGGCCTATTATCAACTTAACAACTAAGAGCTTATGACACATCTTAGAGTGTgaagtatagaaaaaaaaatctgtgagaaGAAAGCATGGGTTGTATCTTTTGGACCTTGGACAAAAGATAAAGTACTCTGAGGTCTCTTTCATTCCGCTTTTGATGTTGATATCTGTATAAAGCATGTAAATAGTGTTCCAAAATGGACCTTGAAATGGTGGTCTCGTCTTGCCCAACAATTTCGGAATATGAATAATACAACATAGTTGAGTGAATATTTTGGACTGCGACAGGAAAGATTCGAAACTGATGTACTTTAGTGACGTCCTGGTTTTCTAACCACTGTTACCCTGTTCCCAAATatcttccaagatggcgccctagTTGGTGAGCttcgctattttttattttgttgttgtttttgtcttttgttttgtcacactgtgttttttgttaattCGTGTGGACCCGATGTGGACTATCTTCAGCGTCttgggccacgacattcgttaaaggagaagaatctgtgcttggtggttgcgacTTCTCTGCTGCACGCGGGtaacagcactgattttgattggtacGAATGTCGgagccatttgactgtcggtgctggataacccccggggcgcttgtgttttttttgtttttagcctgTAATGGGTAGCATTTATCGCAGCCCCTTTTTGTTTAGCAGAGAtatcggcgctgttggacagtctgcgttggtgcggctggatggatcgTTGCTGgattgaggaagaggaggaggatgccaATTTGGAACTCAGAGTCGCCGCTAAGAATTGAAtcagatttacatgggacaggaaaagtgaaccaatctctttttttcgtcaatggacgctacagcttcttgttgactttcaaacttagcttcgagcagacgtgtgcatattttgagcatgacgtctttgatccactggcgACAGGACACTCTGATTTTCTACTTTGATTGCGATTGCTCCTTCAGAATTTTCTGATGCAGGACCTGGAGTTTGCTTCAATCCTTCAATTGCTTTCGATGTCTTGATGTAGCCAACTAAAAAGTAGGAAATACAGGTCAACTTTTCTTACCGTAAGGTGCTGGAACAGCCACGCTCTCATTATATTTGTAGCCACTTTCGGGAAGATGCCTCTTTTCTTCTGCCTCTTCTTGTCCTGGTCATCTTCATCTCCCGTGCCCGGTGATGCTAGGCTGTTGTCGAGACCATCtcctgtcattaaaaaaaaaaaaaaaagtaagaggaGTCAACAAAATTTTTCATACAGAAGTAGGGCTGTATTCTTGTATGGAATGACAGAACAAGACCCTTCCCCTCACTTCTGTCTGACTCCCCCGGACATTGGATAATGAAGAGGAGTTTGTAGTGCGGGAGCTCAATAAGACCCAAGAGCTATTAATACAATCCGAGTCACTGGCTTGACATGAAGTAATGACTCCAGGAGTCGTGTGCCCCAACGTGAAATAACGAACGCTCGTTCAGGCACCGCGCTACATGTAACATGACCGCTATTTGAATGGAGACGAACGATTTCTTCGGGAAGAAAAAGAGTAAAACACAATAACAAAGTCTGACCCGAGGATGAAGTGCGAACCCAATCACATCAAGCCGTGTCGTGTTCAATCTTGGACGTGAGGTTGCACGTTTGGGCGTTGAGGCAAAAACGAGAGTGGATGAGTTGGTGGGGCAAGAGGGGAAATTCATCACCCTCGTGTTCCCATGTGTTCGGCGAACGCCAAATCCCCCGACCGCCCCCCTCCATTCTTCACCCCAAGCATCACAATCACAACGTCTACATCAGGATCGTCTGCATCTCCGGATCCCGCCATGAGCAGCGTCCTTGTTTGATTTCAGAAGAAAGCTGCGGCGCGGATCAAGGCAGGAGGGTTCCTTTTAAGCAGAGATTTCCGCCCCTCCTTGCCAACGCTCCCCATCTTGCGGCGCGAGGGGCACTCCGCTCCCTCTCCGCCATTAATTGTGCATCAGCCGAGATGATTTACTTTTAACAGTGGTGGTTATTTTTTCTTGCCCTCGGGGCAGAGTAGCCTTGAAAGCCTGCCTGGAGGGCATGTGAATAATGCATCTGAGAGACTCCTCCCCCGAGGCGGGACACAAACCCTACTTTTCTTAAGATTTGCCCGAgcatgtctttttgtttttagggaCGCATCAATCAAGCGCATCTATATGAGCCATATTCATGAATAAATATTTCAGCTAATGAATATTGACATTCAAAAGGATGTGTTCCATGGATGGAGGAGGGGGTTTGgggggagcagggggggggatTGTGGGAGTTTTGACGGATGGCATCCCGCTCTGAATCACAGGACGGTGAGAGGTGAGCCAGCCTCTGTCCTTCATTCAACGCTGTTGTTgtccgcttgtttttttttttttgttagttttttcttACATAAGTTTGTTGTTAAACTACCTCTCTCTAGCTTTCGGCTCTTtttatgcaccaataatgacaacctggaacttgataacatgatatgCCGTCCACtatagtgaccgctgtccctaaaagggttacAATGACAAATgatccttttattttttgtaaaatctTATTGTCTTCTGCTCTGTTCATTTTCCAATCAAATATACACTGTGTTATTCTTGAAATGATACATCGGAGCAGTTGGATATTTTAGCCCCCCCGACTCCCTGCAGTTGTAATGTCGTCGGCTTCTTGCGACGTCTTTTAAGAAAATAAGGCAAACTGCGAccacccccccctaaaaaaagtaaggaaaaaagaaagagagctCGGCTCAGACTAATTATCTGTACGTATGGCATGTCACACCCCCTTCCCCACTTCACCCTGGTCTACCTCCTCTCCTCTTCTCTGCTCGCCTCATCCCTCTTTCTTGTGCTTGCAGAGAGGGGGAAAGCCGCAGGGCAGATCTTCTGCTACACTAATCGCTTCTGACTGCTCCCTGGCAACTCAGCCAATCTAAGCCGTGTGTGACGGTCCAGTCTCAAAGTCGTACACCCGTGCAATTCTGCCATGCCCCtgctctcacccccccccccccccacccattacTCTACCCACCCATCAGGCCGCGCTCCGCACTGCCCGCCGCCAGTGTCTGCACGCGTGACACTGGAAGGGTGGAGGTGGAGGGCTGTGCATTACTGCAGGGATGGCTGGAGTATTGCCCCCAGGCGACGAAgaaaaacatacacaaaaagCATCACCCGAAGATATGAAGAGGagtcttgcctttttttttgcaccctccCTTATGCCCGTACTGCTCTTTTCAGCGGTGACATaaacgtttttcttttatttcaacaCTGCCTGTATGGCCCGTTCCTGATATTTTATGTATTGGATAAATATCCCCCAAAATATGGCGATAGCTTTCCATTCTGCATTTTCCTTGtattattcttttgtttttccttgttaAGAACTCAGGGTAAATGTTCCAAATGTGGACAATTATAAATGCATTGTGAAGTAGAtaaaggagtaaaaaaaaatctaataaaaatgACTGCCATGTAAGTAAAATCCATGCCTCATTTGGTATCGaaattttttaaccctttcatgcaccaagaaTGATAacctggaacctgataacatgataagctgtccataaAAGGGTGAATCGCAATGTTCTCAAAAAAGAAatatccccaaaacaaaaaaagctatcgtGTGAATATATTTTTGAGATGCAAGTCGAAACACTTGACTCTGAAACACTCAACTCTGCCTTCCAGATTTGTCTCGTCTGCGGCGTCTGCATCCGCTTTAAAGCAAGTTGCTGTTATTTCGCCTTGCGTAGAAGTGGTTCgcatttccacatttttcatttcaccTATTGCGGGCATTTCAGCTTTATTTCTTTCATcccctctctctgtctgtcttgcTCTTTTTAAACAGTGTTACGGTGTGACGAGCAACCACGGAATGGTGTGTGAAAAAGACAAAGCGGGGAGCACTTAGCAGAACTGATTGCTGGACCCCATTTGCATCAGTGATGCAAAGCCAGCACGCCTATCTAATGAGCTCAGCAGGTCCCTGATCCATCATCAGTGACACCACACAGCTCTTTCCCTTATTAGGCATGATGCACAGCTCCAAATGGAGCGCTTTGGATTGTTTCCAAGTCACGGGGAATACCTCTGCGCTGGGATCTGAACGGGGTTATTAAATTGAAAGCCAAATGCTGCAGTTTTGCATACCGCAATCAGAATGGTAGTTAAAGGTCATGTTGCAACATTTCTGCAAGCATGGAAAACCTCTTctactgtgtgcatgtgtgtgcgtgcgtgtgtgtgtgtgtgtgtgcgcgtgtgtgtatagacttgtgtgtgtagaaatgtatatataaatttatatacattgattatatatatatatatacacacacacacacacacacacacacacacacacacacacacacatatatatatatatatatatatatatatatatatatatatacatacacattttttaaccctttcatgcacaaataatgataacctgtaacctgataacctgatGAGCTGAGCTGtcaactgtagtaaccgctgtccccgaaagggtttaAAAGGGCGGTAAGGGAGTAAACTGTTTCTTTTCACGAAGTGCAACGAAGCCAAAAGTCCCACACAGGCGTGCACATGCTATAGGATTTGTGTTGCTGAGTGCTCATGAGGGTTGTGATTTATTGACTTGCAGGAGCGGCATTCATTTAGGTTGGCAAttagtatttgtgtgtgtgtgtggggggggggtcattttttcCTGCGATATATAAACAGCTGACGGATTGTAACTTGAAAAACGTTGAACTTGGGGCACCATGTTCGCCTGGATGGTCATTTGTTATAATCCAACGAAGGATATTTGTATTATGTTCCTCTGCTCTTTGCCCTTTTTTCGGGCCAAGGTACAAACAAGGCAcactgacagacacacacatacatactgaGGCTCTGATATAACTCGGGTTCGAGAGTTAATGCATCATGTGTTCCGATATATGCAAATAAAGCAGATAATAAATACGCATGCGTTTGTGTTGCTGTATTGACAGTGAAGCTGTGTTGTCACTGGCATGTCAGCGACCATACGGTGAAACATTCCATCCTGTTTACTTCAGTCTTAGAGTCTGAAGAATTCTACATATCCTGGTCCTTGCaatacatttctcaatgcaAGTGCACGGAATCTTTTAGAACTGTCTCTCTCCCGCCTTTTGTTTTATCTCCCTCTTTGTGATGGACATTCGAAGCTTCTCCTAGTCCACCCCCAGACCTCTTCCAAACATTCCTCGGATAGCTCAGCCCCCTTAGCTGTGGTCAACAGCAGTAACCCTGGGGGTCGGAGGTATCAAAGGGAGCCCTTTGCATATCACACGGCTTACAAGGATACAACCAAGCGCTGGGAGGCCACAGAAGAAGCAGGCAGCCAGAAGCCCAACCACTAGCCACAAGTGGATGAGATCATTTTCCTGTGGTTTGAAGGCAATTGCCATTGCCAGGATGCTCTCAAAACGGCATTGCTCGGTGCTGTCAGAAGACGGGGAGTGACTACTGCTGCCGCGGCAACGTTAAGATAAGCAATTGCTGGAATAATGAGTTTTTGGTCTACTCTAGAAAACGGATTCCTCTGCAGAGAAGGTGTATACGTTAACTCATGGAAAGACCACAAAGCTGAATTCATGTTAAACATTAGAGTATCGATATTATTTCATGTACAAATGATGTTATAAAGAAATACACATGACCCTATGATGAAATAGCGACAAGTCCAGAATGTACCAAAATCAACTGGGATTGCCTCAAGCTCATCAAAGTCTATCAGGCGGAcaagcggtacagaaaatggatgcctggatggatttttaaaaaaaaggaaaataaaggaCTGTGACCACCCATATTGTTTGACGTTACAAAAATACAACAGTAAACTCGCAATGCTACTAAAGAATTTTCTTTAGGCCAATGTGCCTGGTTCGATTTCGATTGGgcaaatgaaccctttcagggacagcgcttactacagtggacagcttgtcatgtgataggttacaggatgcatgaaagggtcttaaaaaaagtaaatcacaTATTGAATGCTTTGATTTTCAAGAGGAATTGAATGTCACATATAGGATGGTTTCAGTTTGCGGCTGCTGTGATGATCTGTGTAGCCTCCACTTTCCAAACAACTATGGCATACAGCATTTTAGATGCACCAAGCATCCATCTTTTCTGTTTCGTGAGGTTTTATTACACCCCGTATTTCTACATCGGGTTGCTCAAAAATTGCTGTCGCAGATTTAACCAGTGTGAGTCGCAGTAATCGGAAAGTTGGGCGAAGTGGTGCTGCTTTGTGATTATCTGAGTGCTCCTTCAATTTGAGCGTACCAGCCATGAAATACACGGATGGGACTTCTGCagtttccgaatgcctttgtaACTGCAGTTTGTGCTGCGTTTGATAAAGCGGAGGCCCAGGTAGCCTCAGCAGGTAGCACATATAGCCAGCCCTTGCTGCAGCAACTGCAGCTCTGATCATTCCGTTCTCCTCTCTGCCTTTGTTTCATATACATAAAATGCTCTGCCCTTACATCCCCACGGGGGGTATTCTGCACCCCCATCCCCAATGTATTCTTTTCCAGGTCAAAAGGCCATGGACCTTGAGGTTTCCCCCACTGTTGTCTAAAAAAAAGcctaaagggggggaaaaaaagctattCACATACAGGCTGTTGTGACTTTTAgatacacacgcgcgcacacacacacaaagagttaAAACTATCTCCAACATGCTCATCTAAAGATGATGCAGGGTAAAAATAAGATTTTGTAAACTGCGTGGTGCAATATCAAAGTGAAGATTGCGATCTGTTTCTGTTGTGTCGTTTTTAATCCTCTCAGTTTCCCTTGTCTTGCAAAGCATCCTCCTTTTGTTCTTGTCAATGCTCTGCCCGGTGATGTCTGATATGCAGAGGGTGAAAAAAGTTGCTTTAAAGTCCATTCTAGTTTTGCTCCGGCCAaaagggaaggaaaaacaaaacaacaacaaagaaaaaaaaacaagtcataaaACTCTGATGGCCTCCAATTAGCGTTAACAGATCCATTCATCACTTCTAAATGAGTCGTACCCAGGACGGCATTGTCAAGAGGTCTTCATTAATGAAGCAACTTGTAGTTTGAATACTGTCCCAGAGTTCTGATTTGTGAGGAAGCTGGCAAGACCCAGCAGGACAAaccgaaaaaaattaaaataataataataatttaaaaaaactaaaacgcaCAGGAACCTCtcctaaccctttcagggacatcggttactacagtggacatcttatcaggttatcatcttacaggttatcattattttgtcattttccagCCCGATCCTTCTTTGACCTATCCGACTGTTTGTAAAATTTCAGACCAAAAAATTTGAAAGGAAACGTCTTTGTTGATGATCGTCGTCCGTTGTCTGATTATAAACAGATGCGATCGGGATCACGAGTACGTTAACGGTCATGAAAGAATCCCCACACCTTTTGGCGGGACCCCGAGTTGAAGAGAGGTCACTGAAAATGAAAAGCTTTGATGTGGAGGAGACATCGTGGGCTCTCTTACCGAGTTCACTGGTGTTGTCTCCGCTCTGAGAGACGTGTCCCCCACTGGACGGTCCCGGGGTTCCTACCGAGGGTGTGGAGTGGGCGTCATCCAAGTCTCTCCAGGATGCCGGGTTCTGAGAGGTCAGGGTAAGGTCCGCACACCAGGGGACAGgagataagaaaataaaagtaaagaaGAGAGAGGAGGGAGAAGGGGGAAAATAGATGAAGAAGGTCCAGTAAGGTCCGGTAAGAGGTCCATTATGTAGTTTTACAAAGACAGCTGCAAAGTGCGATTAGCATTGCAAGGCAGCAAGTTTACAACAGcacatgagaagaaaaaaaaaattaccattctGCCTGCGGTGGACTCGAAATGAAACgccgttgagaaaaaaaaaattaaacggaTTTCTAGAGGATATCAGTCAATTCTGCAGCATGTGAACCTTGCGACGCCCAGATCGTTTCTGTGAGCAGTTTTAGGGAGGAACCCTCTATTTATCGGGAGACTTAGTCAGGCCACTCAGACGGCAATAAGCCCGAGCCAAACAGTACATCTCCCTCTTCAGCCTCTTTGCGTCAGCTGTTTGCCTGATGGTGATCAGATGAAGAGCTCGGCAGATGACAACAAGAAGCACAGGGACAAAAGCGCAGCGTGAAGGAGGCGTCTCCACGATGGCCCCTCTTTTCTTAGCAGgatgaaaaataattacaactCCTCTGTAAACGCAGCTACTCAACAGCACGGCAtgtgttttgccattttttaagCTAATGAAGGTGCTATTTCTTCACCTCCCGTCTATTAAAAATCAATCGAAAGGAACACGCCATGTGTGCATTGAGTAAATCATGTCTCATTTTTTCGTACGTTAAGTGTTATCGTTGAGCAGTGCATTTCATTTTGAgtggaaatgggaaaaaatagaAGCAGTGGTACTTCtatttacgaaattaattggttctggaagaaatttagtagagacgcgttttccatgtaaaagccctaatccgttccaagcaccCTCAAaactcagacataaatgttctCTAtcgcataaaaatgcatcaaaatatttaccaaatacatgttacaaaccAGATTACTGCACAattaatgagagttgtgcataatgtaaaaaaaaaacaaagcataaagaataaaaatgatgtcatttaacttttaactgtgttctcattgttttttgcccactttagttcatgttctctctcaaaagtgttttttttttgcctggtgttttgtcaagaactcatccaaggacgtttgcttttgtcagcttttaacaatctttcaaaaatgtccaaggaaaacatcagcatagcgagcgattgcccgactggtgaacacattttctgggtgattcacatttccgTCAAACTAttggaacgcctcatggcccgaggggcaaatgacaaggacgctgcatcgacacaCCTATCTAtctccacacacagacacacttttaGCCAATGGGACGCCAGGAAGATGCTTAGTAATAGCCAACGGCAGAGCAGCCTATAAGTAttttgcgttcaggaaactcacagCTGTGACTAGCATGCCATACTgtgtttttacctttcgtatcttgaaatttcttttgaaacaagaggcaatattttctgaTGAGATGTTTCgcaacttgaacatttcgtatgaagagacgttcgtaattaCAGGTACAATTGTAAAAAACTCAATTGAACAGGATTGTTTAGTGGAAATAGGTCCAGTCGCAAAGAATGAATACACAAAACTGTGTTATTTCGGAATAGTACTAACAGCGGTAACAAAGGGGAGAATTGTGGCGGTTAACTCTAAAACCAGCTGCTCCTGTAACAATGATTCATCCTGCCTCAATGCAGAGGTTAAGTAAAagttaacatacagtacatatcacaTTGAGTGTTATCAGCGGCAGGGTTATCAGCTAAGACACACACCAGGGTAGTTAGGATACAATTAGCGCTTCTAATGGTTTTATAGCGCTTCACAGCTAGCATTCACGATCTCTGGCGCAAACCTTTTCATggatttttaaccctttcggggacagcagtTTTtccagtggacggcttatcgtgttatcaggttacaggatgcatgaaatgTTCAACttgatttcaattttatttatttattttgaacatttggTTCGGTTTTCTTCATGTGAGATACTTCTTATTGGCATTAGGtcaagaatgaaaacaaaacgaaagtttGCTGGAAGGACTAGTGACCATTTGGGCTTCAATGGATTGTAACCCAGCACGCTGCTCCAAAATGTGCTGCCCTGGTACGTTTATAACCTGGTAAAATAGTAACTTCTTATTTTAGAAGTATATTTTCAGAAAGACTGAGAGAATTAATGTCCCTTCAGGGACAGCAAAGTCCAACTGTACCCGCTTCCTTTGTTATTTTACAACAGCGCTACAAAGATGTCACGCCTTGGTGGAAAAAGCTACAAAAACGCCGCCTTTTGTCAGGTGCTTGCAGAGTCTCTAATTACACGCACAATCGACGTTCACTCTGTTACACAAGCACACTTTGAGAAAGGAGATGCAAGTGGGTTAACGCTCATCTTTAGCACGTCGCTGTTTTGTATCCACACATCCCATCCGACGTTAAAACATGCACAGAAACACACAGAACacacctttttgtttgttatatGATGACGAGAGAGACATATTTTGAATCGCCCTAATTTGCTTGACAAAAGGGGGCACGTTCTCAGAGGTTTGAGTACTATTTGTTATATATTGAAATGGGAGTGTTGTTTATTCTTACTGCCaaccaaaaacaataaataaaaataaaaatccaacacACCACTGACAACTAAAAAAAGTAGTGTGCCAAAtagctaacattttttttcaagaaatgttCCTAAAATGAAACAATCAAGAGTTTTGtcttagcttaaaaaaaattatgacaaaaaaatattaattaaaaaaaaaagtttgctagGTACTACTGTACATGTTGAATTAAATTGAATGGATGAGAATGAAATGGTATACAAAGGATACTGCTCATAACCAAAACACCCACCAATGACATCAAACATCGCATTAAATGGGTTGAACGAAtccatgagggaaaaaaaacatatattgtgACATAAATCCTTTGCTCAAGACGCCATAACAAATGATGAACATAAGTGTCTGTTTTCCATAGTGACATCTTTACGATGCAGTAAACTCACATGATCTGCGAGGTTGGTGGAAGATCCCGACAGATCATCAAAATCCGACTTGCAGACGTCCCGCTCCTCAATGACCAAGTCGATGGGCATTTTGCCTTTCAGGCAGCTGATGTACCGATGGCAGAAGTTATCGCAAAGCTCGTGCACCTATGATGAAACCAAATAGGGTTTTAAATACTGCActgatttcccttttttttttttttacctggccATTGCACAAAAAATGGAACAAAGAATGACTTGGCCATCCCTTTGCAGCTTTTATAtactttagtgtgtgtgtgtgggggggggcgtgattTCTAAGGAATACTATCCATTCATCGAGAAAAGCGGTCatgaggtcagaggtcactcATGTTGAACAGAAGGGCATTGCAGTACTTGCAATCTTTGTTTATTCTCAAAAGGTGTTTTTCTAAAGTCATATTCCTCCATACAATCTCTTTGACTCGCCCTTACTCTGGGCACAGTGAAACTGGAAAAGATGGCAAAATGTAATGAATGCCTTGGGATGCTTAAAAATTAAGATGCCGGGTGAGTTGTGCATGCATCGATGTAGCCAaaatttgatttattcattAAGTGGTGTTTTGATATGACAGCGTATTTAACTAAAACGCTCCACAATGTGGTCTTCACTGCCAGCAGAACAAGACTAACCTTTTCCAATTCCAGCAGATGAAAACGCAGCACTTGGATGGCTTGAATCATCTAAaagcaaaaaatacattaaaaaaataaatagaaaataaaaaatcagggAGCCATCAATCAACAGGGTGCGGAGAGCCTTCGGGCGCTTCATAAAACGCTCTGCTGTTTTATGAGTAAAACAATGATTTTAATAACTGCGCCCTAAAGGGATGCGATTGCTCCAGGCGAGCGCATGCGACGCCTTCcaagaaaggagaaggaaacgCTACTGTGTACTCACCAAGTTATCCAGCTCCGGGTTCGAAGAAAATAAAGGTTTCTCTGCGCGGATCTGAAAGTGCAGGAAACGAGAAAATATCcgctcgctgttttttttttttttttttagaaatgcaaacatttcgaaaaaaatcattgcccaTTTAATGCAGTAACAATATAATAATCTTGCCGACCCCTGAAGTTGATTTATTCTCGTCAAGATTTGCACGCGCTAACTAACCTGTTTGGCAAAAACCGCTATGTCTTCGTTGAAAGAATCCGAGGAGCACACGTCGCCGCCAGCCACTCCGGGTTCTCTGGGCGTACACGTCGCCAGCTCGCACTTTTCGAAAACCAGGGCAAGAAGCGGGAATAAAGGATGGCTGCAACGCAGGAACGTGAAActcgtcaaaaaaaataataatccgcgGCGGCCTtgcgtgaaaacaaaaaatgcaagaagttcatcaaataaaatcaagccAGGCTCCTTTTCAACAATTGTAATCATAATCAATGGAGAGCAATTATTTCTAACCAAATATATATTCGCGTTTCGATCATCGCGGGAAGTTGTGTTGGTTTAATTAGTTAGTAAATAATGTTGTCTTCATATAATTGGCACTTCAAATTAATATTGCTTCAAATAACCAAATTAGGTTTCAAATTGGCTGCcgagcccccccaaaaattgtttaGATTATTTCAAGACTCATACCCGTAAATCTGGTCCTTGTCTCTTTTCAGGGCGTCGTTGACCGCACTGCCCATGCTGCCCGGCATGATGCTGTGCGGTGCGTGCGCCCCGTAGTGCTGCGTGGGATGTGGGGGCGGCCCGTGGTTCAGGTGGTGGACCTGGGGTAAGGGCCGCGGGGCGTGGGGGTCTCCGTACATGGATGTCGGGACTCCAACTCCATCCATCCCGCCTCCGTAATGAGCCAACTCATCGTACTTAGGTGATAAAAGATTATATGAATATGAATTTCTTTTTGaatgaataagaaaaaatatatattgtccaACAGTTCTACCATCCCCAGGGCTAATATGAACGACGATGGAATCGATTTCCCACATTCACATCATTACACCTAATTTAAAACCACACTACATATTTAAAACCTTTCAAAT contains the following coding sequences:
- the meis2b gene encoding homeobox protein Meis2b, translating into MAQRYDELAHYGGGMDGVGVPTSMYGDPHAPRPLPQVHHLNHGPPPHPTQHYGAHAPHSIMPGSMGSAVNDALKRDKDQIYGHPLFPLLALVFEKCELATCTPREPGVAGGDVCSSDSFNEDIAVFAKQIRAEKPLFSSNPELDNLMIQAIQVLRFHLLELEKVHELCDNFCHRYISCLKGKMPIDLVIEERDVCKSDFDDLSGSSTNLADHNPASWRDLDDAHSTPSVGTPGPSSGGHVSQSGDNTSELGDGLDNSLASPGTGDEDDQDKKRQKKRGIFPKVATNIMRAWLFQHLTHPYPSEEQKKQLAQDTGLTILQVNNWFINARRRIVQPMIDQSNRAVSQGTAYSPDGQPMGGFVLDGQQHMGLRPGGPMGGMGMNMGMDGQWHYM